A region of Thermobifida halotolerans DNA encodes the following proteins:
- a CDS encoding O-methyltransferase: MTRFSENLSPELHAYVVAHSTPVDEVLADLAAETERLFPERTGMQIGPEQGLFLTLLARLTGARHAVEVGTFTGYSSICTARGLPADGTLLACDISEEWTAVARRYWKRAGVADRIELRLGPAIDTLRALPAEPRFDLAFIDADKESYVDYWEELVPRVRPGGVLLVDNVFSHGRVLDPAQTSPGVQGIRDFNARARADDRVELVMLPIGDGLTLARRR, translated from the coding sequence GTGACACGCTTCTCGGAGAACCTCAGCCCGGAACTGCACGCCTACGTGGTCGCGCACAGCACCCCCGTCGACGAGGTCCTGGCCGACCTGGCAGCCGAGACCGAACGGCTCTTCCCTGAGCGGACCGGCATGCAGATCGGTCCCGAGCAGGGACTGTTCCTGACCCTGCTGGCCCGTCTGACCGGCGCCCGCCACGCGGTGGAGGTGGGGACCTTCACCGGCTACTCGTCGATCTGCACGGCCCGCGGCCTGCCCGCCGACGGCACCCTGCTGGCCTGCGACATCAGCGAGGAGTGGACGGCGGTGGCCCGCCGCTACTGGAAGCGGGCCGGGGTCGCCGACCGGATCGAGCTGCGTCTGGGCCCCGCGATCGACACCCTGCGCGCGCTGCCCGCCGAACCCCGGTTCGACCTGGCCTTCATCGACGCCGACAAGGAGTCCTACGTCGACTACTGGGAGGAACTGGTGCCCCGCGTGCGTCCGGGAGGGGTACTGCTGGTGGACAACGTGTTCTCGCACGGCCGGGTCCTGGACCCGGCGCAGACCTCCCCCGGGGTCCAGGGCATCCGCGACTTCAACGCCCGCGCCCGCGCCGACGACCGGGTGGAACTGGTGATGCTGCCCATCGGCGACGGCCTGACCCTGGCACGCCGGAGGTAG
- a CDS encoding metal-dependent hydrolase yields the protein MMGHSHALSGVVGWMAVVPLLNQVDVMGVTFDLGPGEIIAGGLVCAGAALVPDLDHRSATITKTYGVFTETLGAFFNWAFGGHRNGTHSLLFALLMGGLAQLLVWWSELAAQVFVFLLVGIALNGLGYGMEKNRVAAEFINALATAGITLALYTSGVNYSWLGLAVAYGCLLHFVGDMATEMGVPLLWPVWKYRFGQKIGFKTDGPVERKVITPMLTIAIVLMSVYLFPWKDLVPEL from the coding sequence ATGATGGGGCACTCTCACGCGCTCAGCGGCGTGGTCGGTTGGATGGCTGTCGTTCCGTTGCTCAACCAGGTCGACGTCATGGGCGTCACCTTCGACCTGGGGCCCGGCGAGATCATCGCGGGCGGACTGGTCTGCGCGGGCGCCGCGCTGGTCCCCGACCTGGACCACAGGAGCGCCACCATCACCAAGACCTACGGCGTCTTCACCGAGACGCTGGGCGCCTTCTTCAACTGGGCGTTCGGCGGCCACCGCAACGGCACCCACTCCCTGCTGTTCGCGCTGCTGATGGGCGGGCTCGCGCAACTGCTGGTGTGGTGGTCGGAACTGGCCGCCCAGGTGTTCGTGTTCCTGCTGGTCGGCATCGCGCTGAACGGCCTGGGCTACGGCATGGAGAAGAACCGCGTGGCCGCGGAGTTCATCAACGCGCTGGCCACGGCGGGCATCACACTGGCTCTCTACACCTCGGGGGTGAACTACTCCTGGCTCGGCCTGGCCGTGGCCTACGGCTGCCTGCTGCACTTCGTCGGCGACATGGCCACCGAGATGGGGGTGCCCCTGCTGTGGCCGGTGTGGAAGTACCGGTTCGGGCAGAAGATCGGCTTCAAGACCGACGGTCCGGTGGAGCGCAAGGTCATCACCCCCATGCTCACGATCGCGATCGTGCTGATGTCGGTCTACCTGTTCCCCTGGAAGGACCTGGTGCCCGAACTGTGA
- a CDS encoding TetR/AcrR family transcriptional regulator: MPAETASERGRQTRQRLVAAAIELIPEVGWAAVTTRRVAERAGVRPGLVHYHFDSVASLLTTAAVEFAREALGTPLRELRAASDPADGLVRLLAALDAYDGRDPGSLLMIEATLAATRDAALRAAFAELLDDFRADVAEWLTGHAVPDAAECAALLCALLDGIVLHRGLSQTPDARSLAGPLGRLLAAPAPTDERSPR, encoded by the coding sequence GTGCCCGCGGAGACCGCGAGCGAGCGGGGACGGCAGACCAGGCAGCGGCTGGTCGCCGCCGCGATCGAGCTGATCCCCGAGGTCGGCTGGGCAGCGGTGACCACCCGCCGCGTGGCCGAGCGCGCCGGGGTGCGCCCCGGACTGGTGCACTACCACTTCGACTCGGTGGCCTCCCTGCTCACCACCGCGGCGGTCGAGTTCGCCCGGGAGGCGCTGGGAACGCCGCTGCGGGAGCTGCGGGCGGCCTCCGACCCCGCCGACGGCCTGGTCCGACTGCTCGCCGCCCTCGACGCCTACGACGGCCGCGACCCCGGATCGCTGCTGATGATCGAGGCGACCCTGGCGGCCACCCGCGACGCCGCGCTGCGCGCCGCCTTCGCCGAACTGCTGGACGACTTCCGCGCCGACGTGGCCGAGTGGCTGACCGGACACGCGGTCCCCGACGCCGCCGAGTGCGCCGCGCTGCTGTGCGCACTCCTCGACGGGATCGTCCTGCACCGCGGACTGAGCCAGACCCCCGACGCCCGATCCCTCGCGGGACCGCTGGGCAGACTCCTGGCCGCTCCCGCGCCCACCGACGAGAGGAGCCCCCGGTGA
- a CDS encoding FAD-dependent oxidoreductase, with product MRVVVCGAGIAGLSLAWWLERAGWEVLVVERAPEQRGAGYLIDFFGPGYDAVERMGLLPRVRERAQRVAGVRYRDPTGRVTGTIPYSSFLRLQRGRVVTMMRGELENILFEALGPGVEFRYSTSVDAVTTTDDHVAVTLTTGEVERADLLVGADGVHSRVRGLAFGPERRFLRHLGYHTAAYLFTDPAIAARLDDHLEMLEAPGLQAGVCRLDGDRCAAVFAHRAPADSLPQDARARLRERYADLGWLLPEVLDHCPEPSRLYYDEVAQIETASWTRPRVVLLGDACQAVSLLAGQGAAMAVAGACVLAEELLRDGDAVAAPLRYEARVRPAIVRKQRAGRRTADWFVPATRARLRLRTAVLRLAAAPGLTGLLSPVLTTPADRLNSLRPPR from the coding sequence GTGAGAGTCGTGGTCTGCGGAGCCGGAATCGCCGGCCTGTCGCTGGCCTGGTGGCTGGAGCGCGCCGGATGGGAGGTGCTCGTCGTGGAACGCGCCCCCGAACAGCGCGGCGCGGGCTACCTCATCGACTTCTTCGGCCCCGGCTACGACGCCGTCGAACGGATGGGCCTGCTGCCCCGGGTGCGCGAACGCGCCCAGCGGGTGGCCGGGGTGCGCTACCGCGACCCCACGGGCCGCGTCACCGGCACGATCCCCTACTCCTCGTTCCTGCGGCTGCAGCGGGGCCGGGTGGTCACCATGATGCGCGGCGAACTGGAGAACATCCTGTTCGAGGCGCTGGGACCGGGGGTGGAGTTCCGCTACTCCACCAGTGTCGACGCGGTGACCACGACCGACGACCACGTGGCGGTCACCCTCACCACCGGCGAGGTGGAGCGCGCCGACCTGCTCGTGGGCGCCGACGGCGTCCACTCCCGGGTCCGCGGACTCGCCTTCGGCCCGGAGCGGCGCTTCCTGCGCCACCTCGGCTACCACACCGCCGCCTACCTGTTCACCGACCCGGCGATCGCCGCCCGCCTCGACGACCATCTGGAGATGCTGGAGGCGCCGGGCCTCCAGGCCGGGGTCTGCCGCCTCGACGGGGACCGGTGCGCCGCGGTGTTCGCCCACCGCGCCCCCGCGGACTCCCTGCCGCAGGACGCCCGCGCACGCCTGCGGGAGCGCTACGCGGATCTGGGCTGGCTGCTGCCCGAGGTCCTCGACCACTGCCCCGAACCGTCGCGGCTGTACTACGACGAGGTCGCCCAGATCGAGACGGCCTCCTGGACACGGCCCCGCGTGGTGCTGCTGGGGGACGCCTGCCAGGCGGTCTCGCTGCTGGCCGGGCAGGGGGCGGCGATGGCGGTGGCGGGCGCCTGCGTGCTCGCCGAGGAGCTGCTGCGCGACGGCGACGCGGTGGCCGCGCCGTTGCGCTACGAGGCGCGGGTGCGGCCCGCGATCGTGCGCAAGCAGCGGGCGGGTCGGCGCACCGCCGACTGGTTCGTGCCCGCCACCCGGGCCCGGCTGCGGCTGCGCACGGCGGTCCTGCGGCTGGCCGCCGCACCCGGCCTGACCGGGCTGCTCAGCCCGGTGCTCACCACCCCCGCGGACCGGCTCAACAGCCTCCGGCCGCCCCGCTGA
- the map gene encoding type I methionyl aminopeptidase, with protein MTTPLVPGRLSPKRTVPPSIPRPEYVGKKRPVEGVLGDVQTPETIEAMRVAGRIAAQALQEVGRHVEPGVTTDELDRVGHEFLCDHGAYPSPLGYKGFPKSVCTSLNEVICHGIPDDTVISDGDIVNVDITAYIHGVHGDTNATFLAGDVDEESRLLVERTREATMRAIRACRPGRQINVVGRVIESYAKRFGYGVVRDFTGHGVGPEFHSGLIIPHYDDPRADTVMVPGMTFTIEPMITLGTIDYEVWPDGWTAVTKDRRRTAQFEHTIVITEDGAEILTLP; from the coding sequence ATGACTACCCCGCTGGTTCCCGGGCGTCTCTCGCCCAAACGCACGGTCCCTCCGTCCATTCCCCGCCCCGAGTACGTCGGCAAGAAGCGTCCGGTCGAGGGTGTGCTGGGGGATGTCCAGACCCCGGAGACCATCGAGGCCATGCGGGTGGCCGGCCGGATCGCGGCGCAGGCGCTGCAGGAGGTCGGCAGGCACGTCGAACCGGGGGTGACCACCGACGAGCTCGACCGCGTCGGCCACGAGTTCCTGTGCGACCACGGCGCCTACCCCAGCCCGCTCGGCTACAAGGGGTTCCCCAAGTCGGTGTGCACCTCGTTGAACGAGGTCATCTGCCACGGCATCCCCGACGACACCGTCATCTCCGACGGTGACATCGTCAACGTCGACATCACCGCCTACATCCACGGCGTGCACGGCGACACCAACGCCACGTTCCTGGCCGGAGACGTCGACGAGGAGTCCCGGTTGCTGGTGGAGCGCACCCGCGAGGCCACCATGCGGGCCATCCGGGCGTGCCGACCGGGACGGCAGATCAACGTGGTCGGCCGGGTCATCGAGTCCTACGCCAAGCGCTTCGGTTACGGCGTGGTGCGCGACTTCACCGGCCACGGCGTGGGCCCGGAGTTCCACTCCGGGCTGATCATCCCGCACTACGACGACCCGCGCGCCGACACCGTGATGGTCCCCGGCATGACCTTCACCATCGAGCCGATGATCACCCTCGGCACCATCGACTACGAGGTCTGGCCGGACGGGTGGACCGCGGTGACCAAGGACCGCAGGCGCACCGCGCAGTTCGAGCACACCATCGTCATCACCGAGGACGGCGCGGAGATCCTGACGCTGCCCTGA